The Petropleomorpha daqingensis genome includes a window with the following:
- a CDS encoding RecB family exonuclease, producing MSAAQLEMPGMPKRLFPATPSKLACFSDCPRRYRFSYVDRPTPAKGPAWAHNSVGAAVHAALRSWYELPIDKRTTAAARQLLYGVWSPVGFRDDEQAARWRARAAAWLTDYVTGLDPTDEPVGTERTVGCTTERLALSGRVDRIDRRGDELVVVDYKTGRVPSTDDDARGSPALAAYVLGVRRTLRRPCSRVELHHLPSGTVASFEHTDRSLANHVRRAEDVAADIGVATAAVEAGEDPDVAFPTAPGRQCSWCDFRPSCPTGQAAAPARETWSFLAEDDAAD from the coding sequence GTGAGTGCCGCGCAGCTGGAGATGCCCGGCATGCCGAAGCGGCTGTTCCCGGCGACGCCGAGCAAGCTGGCCTGCTTCAGCGACTGCCCGCGGCGCTACCGTTTCAGCTACGTCGACCGGCCGACCCCGGCGAAGGGTCCGGCCTGGGCGCACAACAGCGTCGGCGCGGCCGTGCACGCCGCGCTGCGCTCCTGGTACGAGCTGCCGATCGACAAGCGCACCACCGCGGCCGCCCGGCAGCTGCTCTACGGCGTGTGGTCGCCGGTCGGCTTCCGGGACGACGAGCAGGCCGCCCGCTGGCGGGCCCGCGCCGCCGCCTGGCTGACCGACTACGTCACCGGCCTCGACCCGACCGACGAGCCGGTCGGCACCGAGCGCACCGTCGGCTGCACCACCGAGCGGCTGGCGCTGTCCGGCCGGGTCGACCGCATCGACCGGCGCGGCGACGAGCTGGTCGTCGTCGACTACAAGACCGGCCGGGTACCCAGCACCGACGACGACGCCCGCGGCTCACCCGCGCTCGCCGCCTACGTGCTCGGCGTCCGCCGCACGCTGCGCCGGCCCTGCTCCCGCGTCGAGCTGCACCACCTGCCCAGCGGCACGGTTGCGAGCTTCGAGCACACCGACCGGTCGCTGGCCAACCACGTGCGCCGGGCCGAGGACGTCGCCGCCGACATCGGCGTCGCGACCGCGGCCGTCGAGGCGGGCGAGGACCCCGACGTCGCGTTTCCCACCGCCCCGGGCCGGCAGTGCAGCTGGTGCGACTTCCGGCCCAGCTGCCCGACCGGTCAGGCCGCCGCCCCGGCCCGCGAGACGTGGAGCTTCCTCGCCGAGGACGACGCGGCAGACTGA
- a CDS encoding oxygenase MpaB family protein, translated as MTFTADEDRLGFFGPESVTWRVHTDPSFSVGGLRALLLQALHPVAMDGVARNSAAREDPWPRLVRTAAYVDTLTFGTRTDALRAVGRVRGLHHRLGVDDPELLRWVHCCEVDSLLSCARRAGVPLTDDDADRYVAEQRTAASLIGAAEAPATVAALGAYFSRMRPVLAATPAARDAARLVLRPPMPTWVRFLTPARPAWGGLAALAFASLPPWARRMYSMPGLGVTDAAATAGLRAFRQAVLPLPQRVRRSPIVWAGYERVAAPLSA; from the coding sequence ATGACGTTCACCGCCGACGAGGACCGCCTCGGGTTCTTCGGGCCCGAGAGCGTGACCTGGCGGGTGCACACCGACCCGTCGTTCTCCGTCGGTGGACTGCGGGCGCTGCTGCTGCAGGCGCTGCACCCGGTCGCGATGGACGGCGTGGCGCGCAACTCCGCCGCCCGGGAGGACCCGTGGCCGCGGCTGGTGCGCACCGCCGCCTACGTCGACACGCTGACCTTCGGCACCCGGACCGACGCGCTGCGCGCGGTGGGCCGGGTGCGCGGTCTCCACCACCGCCTCGGGGTCGACGACCCGGAGCTGCTGCGGTGGGTGCACTGCTGCGAGGTCGACTCGCTGCTGTCGTGCGCCCGCCGCGCCGGGGTGCCGCTGACCGACGACGACGCCGATCGCTATGTGGCCGAGCAGCGGACGGCGGCGTCGCTCATCGGCGCGGCGGAGGCCCCTGCCACCGTGGCCGCGCTGGGCGCCTACTTCTCCCGGATGCGGCCGGTCCTGGCGGCCACCCCCGCCGCGCGGGACGCCGCCCGGCTGGTGCTCAGGCCCCCGATGCCGACCTGGGTCCGCTTCCTCACGCCCGCGCGCCCGGCCTGGGGCGGCCTGGCCGCGCTCGCCTTCGCGTCGCTGCCCCCGTGGGCGCGGCGGATGTACTCGATGCCGGGGCTGGGGGTCACCGATGCGGCGGCGACCGCCGGCCTGCGGGCCTTCCGCCAGGCGGTGCTGCCGCTGCCGCAGCGGGTGCGCCGATCGCCGATCGTGTGGGCCGGCTACGAGCGGGTGGCCGCGCCGCTCTCGGCCTGA
- a CDS encoding alpha/beta fold hydrolase, translated as MPGPVVPASSSTTPLPVLDTLPAPWPGEMVAVGDGEVFVRQIPWSGPVDGADDGAPRERALYVHGLGGASTNWTDLAALLRVRFDGWAVDLPGFGRSEPPAGHRYTIRGHARAVVDLLEHIAAQPGEAQGRPVHLLGNSLGGLVSLLVAARRPDRVASLTLISPAMPVYRVPPSFSRMLLLLLLPGVAGLAEKRMAGIAPEQHVRAMVDICFGDPARVPKERIDEAVEEMRDRAAQPWADRALVRSMRGLITSYLKVNGAWRMAERLTPPTLVIWGDRDRLVDPRLAPRLAAAVPGARLLVLEGVGHVAMLEAPEPTARAVLGMVEEPDAVPAGDTPSACR; from the coding sequence GTGCCAGGCCCCGTCGTCCCCGCGTCGTCGTCCACGACGCCCCTGCCCGTGCTCGACACCCTGCCCGCGCCGTGGCCGGGTGAGATGGTCGCCGTCGGCGACGGCGAGGTGTTCGTCCGGCAGATCCCGTGGAGCGGTCCCGTGGACGGTGCGGACGACGGCGCACCCCGCGAGCGCGCGCTGTACGTGCACGGGCTCGGCGGCGCCTCCACCAACTGGACCGATCTCGCGGCCCTGCTGCGGGTGCGCTTCGACGGCTGGGCGGTCGACCTGCCCGGCTTCGGCCGCTCCGAGCCACCGGCGGGGCACCGCTACACGATCCGGGGGCACGCCCGCGCCGTCGTCGACCTGCTCGAGCACATCGCCGCGCAGCCGGGGGAGGCGCAGGGCAGGCCGGTCCACCTGCTCGGCAACTCCCTGGGCGGGCTGGTCAGCCTGCTGGTCGCCGCCCGCCGTCCCGACCGGGTCGCCTCGCTGACCCTGATCTCCCCGGCGATGCCGGTCTACCGCGTGCCCCCGTCGTTCAGCCGGATGCTGCTGCTCCTCCTGCTGCCCGGCGTCGCCGGTCTGGCCGAGAAGCGGATGGCCGGGATCGCCCCGGAGCAGCACGTCCGCGCCATGGTGGACATCTGCTTCGGCGACCCGGCGCGGGTGCCGAAGGAGCGCATCGACGAGGCGGTCGAGGAGATGCGCGACCGGGCCGCCCAGCCCTGGGCCGACCGCGCCCTGGTGCGCAGCATGCGCGGCCTGATCACCTCCTACCTCAAGGTCAACGGTGCCTGGCGGATGGCCGAGCGGCTCACGCCGCCGACGCTGGTGATCTGGGGCGACCGCGACCGGCTGGTCGACCCGCGCCTGGCGCCACGGCTGGCGGCCGCGGTGCCCGGCGCCCGCTTGCTGGTGCTCGAGGGCGTCGGTCACGTGGCGATGCTCGAGGCGCCGGAGCCGACGGCGCGGGCGGTGCTCGGGATGGTCGAGGAGCCGGACGCCGTCCCGGCCGGAGACACCCCGTCCGCCTGTCGCTGA
- a CDS encoding LysE/ArgO family amino acid transporter, whose product MLHTPALLALVSGLALGLGLIVAIGAQNAFVLRQGLRLEHVTVVVAVCAVSDLALIAAGVLGAGSALSAVPWLIPAVCFGGAAFLLGYGFLAARRALRPGSLVPDAAGARTGLAVTVATCLALTWLNPHVYLDTVVLLGSTSATFGERRWEFAAGAGVASLLWFAGLGYGARLLRPVFARPTAWRVLDGVIALVMLGLGVSLVVRGFTG is encoded by the coding sequence GTGCTTCACACCCCCGCCCTGCTCGCCCTCGTCTCCGGACTCGCCCTCGGTCTCGGTCTGATCGTCGCCATCGGCGCGCAGAACGCGTTCGTGCTGCGCCAGGGCCTGCGGCTGGAGCACGTGACGGTGGTCGTGGCGGTGTGCGCGGTCTCGGACCTGGCGCTCATCGCAGCCGGGGTGCTCGGCGCGGGGTCCGCGCTGTCGGCGGTGCCGTGGCTGATCCCGGCCGTCTGCTTCGGCGGCGCGGCGTTCCTGCTCGGCTACGGGTTCCTGGCCGCGCGGAGGGCGCTGCGCCCCGGATCGTTGGTGCCCGACGCCGCCGGTGCGCGGACCGGGCTGGCGGTCACCGTGGCCACCTGCCTGGCGCTGACCTGGCTCAACCCGCACGTCTACCTCGACACCGTCGTCCTGCTCGGCTCGACGTCGGCGACCTTCGGCGAGCGCCGCTGGGAGTTTGCCGCCGGCGCGGGCGTGGCCAGCCTGCTGTGGTTCGCCGGGCTGGGCTATGGCGCCCGCCTGCTGCGGCCGGTCTTCGCCCGGCCCACCGCGTGGCGGGTGCTCGACGGGGTGATCGCGCTCGTGATGCTCGGGCTCGGCGTCTCGCTGGTGGTGCGCGGATTCACCGGTTGA
- a CDS encoding outer membrane protein assembly factor BamB family protein, which yields MATLRCPPLRVWVWTAATLVLVVVATLLWRGSDAAATSRSTAAPAVDPTGSPAGALSQAWTRTAGVLPEQVVAGDRVIMGDRHGITALDPATGDPVWHYTRSNAVLCGVTATEGVAVAVFRTRIRCDQAVALHADTGGYAWTRSVDLDSDVTLRSTRSTVLAVSRGSVVVIDPLGDNIRWRSAPHGCSILDAVPGSSGIAVLLRCPGTQALRVRLLDGGQGNAAWTQDLSTNDGSQVQLAGADGGVAVVVGDELQFLSAADGTVTTVLPLPAAGQDDARPMSAVAGPLVLTWARGTLVARASDLAVLWQVPALGLPTPQTSLKALAMSSPLLVPEEGAFVALNPSNGQETGRSSVDGPPTGGVATPIGDVVVYRLPDRVIAYR from the coding sequence GTGGCCACGCTGCGCTGCCCGCCCCTGCGGGTGTGGGTCTGGACGGCGGCCACGCTCGTGCTGGTCGTCGTCGCCACCCTGCTGTGGCGCGGTTCGGACGCCGCGGCGACCTCCCGCTCGACCGCCGCACCGGCCGTCGACCCCACCGGGTCGCCGGCCGGTGCGCTGTCGCAGGCCTGGACGCGCACGGCCGGCGTGCTGCCCGAGCAGGTGGTCGCCGGCGACCGGGTGATCATGGGCGACCGGCACGGGATCACCGCGCTCGACCCGGCGACCGGGGATCCCGTCTGGCACTACACCCGCAGCAACGCCGTGCTGTGCGGGGTGACCGCCACCGAGGGCGTGGCCGTGGCGGTGTTCCGCACCCGGATCCGCTGCGACCAGGCGGTCGCGCTGCACGCCGACACCGGCGGCTACGCGTGGACCCGCAGCGTCGACCTCGACTCCGACGTCACCCTGCGCAGCACCCGGAGCACGGTGCTCGCGGTCTCCCGCGGCAGCGTGGTCGTGATCGACCCGCTCGGGGACAACATCCGCTGGCGTTCCGCCCCGCACGGCTGCAGCATCCTCGACGCGGTGCCCGGCTCGTCGGGCATCGCGGTCCTGCTCCGCTGCCCCGGAACGCAGGCGCTGCGGGTGCGGTTGCTCGACGGCGGCCAGGGCAACGCCGCCTGGACCCAGGACCTGTCGACCAACGACGGCAGCCAGGTCCAGCTCGCCGGGGCGGACGGCGGGGTCGCCGTCGTCGTCGGGGACGAGCTGCAGTTCCTCTCCGCCGCCGACGGGACCGTCACGACGGTGCTCCCGCTGCCGGCCGCCGGGCAGGACGACGCGCGCCCGATGTCCGCGGTCGCCGGACCGCTCGTGCTGACGTGGGCCCGCGGCACGCTGGTCGCCCGCGCGAGCGACCTCGCCGTCCTCTGGCAGGTGCCCGCGCTGGGCCTGCCCACCCCGCAGACCTCGCTGAAGGCCCTGGCGATGTCCTCGCCCCTGCTGGTCCCGGAGGAGGGCGCGTTCGTCGCGCTCAACCCGTCGAACGGCCAGGAGACCGGCCGGTCGTCGGTCGACGGGCCGCCGACCGGCGGGGTGGCCACGCCGATCGGCGACGTCGTCGTCTACCGGCTGCCCGACCGGGTGATCGCGTACAGGTAG
- a CDS encoding LysR family transcriptional regulator ArgP — MELAQLQALDATVREGTLEAAARALHLTPSAVSQRLRALEIATGRVLLVRSKPVQVTESGAAVLRLARQIDLLTADTARELGGGTAERPPALPIAVNADSMNTWVLPALAPLAAEYTLDLHREDQEHTSALLRAGAVMAAITTEADPVPGCSVTRLGSMRYRPMAAPDFAARWFPDGPTREALRRAPIVVFDRKDDLQHVYLRRRLGPDADPPAHHVPASADFLAAIVLGFGWGMVLDLQRPGGALVELDPDGAVDVVLHWQQWKLRSESLDRVRAAIEQAARQRLDQAESGAATRS, encoded by the coding sequence ATGGAGCTGGCCCAGTTGCAGGCGCTCGACGCCACCGTCCGCGAGGGCACCCTCGAGGCGGCCGCCCGCGCTTTGCACCTGACCCCGTCGGCGGTCAGCCAGCGGCTCCGGGCGCTGGAGATCGCCACCGGGCGCGTGCTGCTGGTGCGCAGCAAGCCGGTGCAGGTCACCGAGTCCGGCGCGGCGGTGCTGCGGCTGGCCCGGCAGATCGACCTGCTCACCGCCGACACCGCCCGCGAGCTCGGCGGCGGCACCGCGGAACGTCCACCGGCCCTGCCGATCGCGGTCAACGCCGACTCGATGAACACCTGGGTGCTGCCCGCGCTCGCGCCGCTGGCCGCCGAGTACACCCTCGACCTGCACCGCGAGGACCAGGAGCACACCAGCGCCCTGCTGCGGGCCGGCGCGGTCATGGCCGCGATCACCACCGAGGCCGATCCGGTGCCCGGCTGCTCGGTCACCCGCCTCGGCAGCATGCGCTACCGCCCGATGGCCGCCCCGGACTTCGCCGCCCGCTGGTTCCCCGACGGCCCGACGCGCGAGGCGCTGCGCCGGGCGCCGATCGTCGTCTTCGACCGCAAGGACGACCTGCAGCACGTCTACCTGCGCCGCCGGCTCGGCCCGGACGCCGACCCGCCCGCGCACCACGTGCCGGCGTCGGCGGACTTCCTCGCCGCGATCGTCCTCGGCTTCGGCTGGGGCATGGTCCTCGACCTGCAGCGGCCGGGCGGTGCGCTGGTGGAACTGGACCCGGACGGCGCGGTCGACGTCGTCCTGCACTGGCAGCAGTGGAAGCTGCGCTCGGAGAGCCTCGACCGGGTCCGCGCCGCGATCGAGCAGGCCGCGCGGCAGCGCCTCGATCAGGCCGAGAGCGGCGCGGCCACCCGCTCGTAG
- a CDS encoding ferritin-like fold-containing protein: MSEVDTRAVVDLLGALAYAELTAFDRLAEDARLAPSLEGRAALAGMAVAEMGHFARLRERLLELGADPTEAMTPFVRALDAFHESTRPSTWLEGLVKAYVGDGLAADFYREIASFLPSPDRELVLDVLADTGHADFAVREVRAAIKADRTVAGRLALWGRRLVGEAISQSQAVIGEHDQLAELIIQGTGDLAGIGRLIERITAAHTDRMKRLGLNP; encoded by the coding sequence GTGTCAGAGGTCGACACCCGTGCCGTCGTCGACCTGCTGGGGGCGCTGGCCTACGCCGAGCTGACCGCCTTCGACCGGCTCGCCGAGGACGCCCGCCTCGCGCCGTCGCTGGAGGGCCGGGCCGCGCTGGCCGGGATGGCGGTGGCCGAGATGGGCCACTTCGCGCGGCTGCGCGAGCGGCTGCTGGAGCTCGGCGCCGACCCGACCGAGGCGATGACACCGTTCGTCCGCGCGCTGGACGCCTTCCACGAGAGCACCCGACCCAGCACCTGGCTGGAGGGCCTGGTGAAGGCCTACGTCGGCGACGGGCTGGCGGCCGACTTCTACCGGGAGATCGCCTCCTTCCTGCCGTCTCCGGACCGCGAGCTGGTGCTCGACGTCCTCGCCGACACCGGGCACGCCGACTTCGCCGTCCGGGAGGTGCGCGCCGCGATCAAGGCCGACCGGACCGTCGCCGGGCGCCTGGCGCTGTGGGGACGCCGGTTGGTGGGGGAGGCGATCTCGCAGTCGCAGGCGGTCATCGGCGAGCACGACCAGCTCGCCGAGCTGATCATCCAGGGCACCGGCGACCTGGCCGGGATCGGCCGGCTGATCGAGCGGATCACCGCCGCGCACACCGACCGCATGAAGCGACTGGGCCTCAACCCCTGA
- a CDS encoding SDR family oxidoreductase, which yields MPHLIVIGAGPGIAGATARRFGRDGYDVALVARDADRLTELGEGLQADGITAGWAPADAGDAAALTRAIGLFTAHAGPADVLLYNAVGRRQTTAADLTPEELAADLAAGVIGLQTAVQAVLPGMRERGSGTVLVTGGGAADDPRPAAPSLGVQKAALRALVTVLAEALAPEGIHVATATVRGLVRDDGPIRPVEIAELYAELVAETAGPREQWRTVVDVT from the coding sequence GTGCCGCACCTGATCGTGATCGGTGCCGGCCCCGGCATCGCCGGGGCGACCGCGCGCCGCTTCGGCCGCGACGGCTACGACGTCGCCCTGGTGGCCCGGGACGCCGACCGGCTCACCGAGCTGGGGGAGGGCCTGCAGGCCGACGGGATCACAGCGGGCTGGGCACCGGCCGACGCCGGCGACGCCGCCGCCCTGACGAGGGCGATCGGGCTCTTCACCGCCCACGCCGGCCCGGCCGACGTCCTGCTCTACAACGCCGTCGGCCGCCGGCAGACGACGGCTGCGGACCTGACGCCGGAGGAGCTGGCCGCCGACCTCGCCGCCGGTGTGATCGGTCTGCAGACGGCGGTGCAGGCCGTGCTGCCCGGCATGCGGGAGCGCGGCAGCGGCACGGTGCTGGTCACCGGGGGCGGGGCCGCCGACGACCCACGCCCGGCCGCGCCCAGCCTCGGCGTGCAGAAGGCCGCGCTGCGCGCCCTGGTGACGGTGCTCGCGGAGGCGTTGGCGCCCGAGGGCATCCACGTCGCGACGGCGACGGTGCGCGGGCTGGTCCGGGACGACGGCCCGATCCGGCCCGTCGAGATCGCCGAGCTGTACGCGGAACTGGTCGCCGAGACGGCGGGGCCGCGCGAGCAGTGGCGCACCGTCGTCGACGTGACATGA
- a CDS encoding TetR/AcrR family transcriptional regulator, translated as MQLLQAAQDVFVAQGFHAAAMDDIADRAGVSKPVLYQHFPGKRELYLALLEQHVDELTERVASAMADTEDNRARVDGAVGAYFDFIDAEGEAFRLVFESDLRNDDDVRAVVDRGTRACVEAIAEVIAGDTGSDPERALLLASGLTGLAETSARWWLPRKGTVSRDEAVTLMSSLAWRGISGFPRLEDH; from the coding sequence ATGCAGCTGCTGCAGGCCGCGCAGGACGTCTTCGTCGCCCAGGGCTTCCACGCCGCGGCGATGGACGACATCGCCGACCGCGCCGGCGTCAGCAAGCCGGTGCTCTACCAGCACTTCCCGGGCAAGCGGGAGCTGTACCTGGCGCTGCTCGAGCAGCACGTCGACGAGCTGACCGAGCGGGTCGCTTCCGCGATGGCCGACACCGAGGACAACCGGGCCCGCGTCGACGGCGCCGTCGGCGCCTACTTCGACTTCATCGACGCCGAGGGTGAGGCCTTCCGGCTCGTCTTCGAGTCCGACCTGCGCAACGACGACGACGTCCGCGCCGTGGTCGACCGCGGGACCCGCGCGTGCGTCGAGGCGATCGCCGAGGTCATCGCCGGCGACACCGGTTCCGATCCCGAGCGGGCGCTGCTGCTGGCCTCCGGGCTCACCGGCCTGGCCGAGACCAGCGCGCGGTGGTGGCTGCCGCGCAAGGGCACCGTCTCCCGCGACGAGGCGGTGACGCTGATGTCCTCGCTCGCCTGGCGCGGCATCTCCGGCTTCCCCCGCCTCGAAGATCACTGA
- a CDS encoding DEAD/DEAH box helicase: MHPDVVAALAEVGITRTFAIQELTLPLALAGHDLIGQARTGTGKTLGFGVPLLQRIVPPAEGGDGVPQALVVVPTRELCVQVARDLATAGSKRGIRVQAIYGGRAYEPQVSALKGGVEVVVGTPGRLLDLAEQGHLILGKVRALVLDEADEMLDLGFLPDIERILGMVPTQRQTMLFSATMPGPIVTLSRSFMTQPTHIRAHGNDEGSTVPQTTQFIYRAHNLDKPELLARVLQSRDRGLVMVFCRTKRTAQKVADDLVERGFAAAAVHGDLGQGAREQALRAFRSGKVDVLVATDVAARGIDVTGVSHVVNYQCPEDEKTYVHRIGRTGRAGHTGVAVTLVDWDDIPRWQLINKALELDFENPPETYSTSPWVYTDLDVPETATGRLPRAQRTREGLDAEVLEDLGETGKKNRGGQSGQRGPARDGDEPERPRKSRPRRRTRGGGGAAASGESAPAEAPVAAAGEGGAPARRRRRRRGGANRGGGSESAA, translated from the coding sequence GTGCACCCCGACGTCGTCGCGGCGCTGGCCGAGGTGGGCATCACCCGCACCTTCGCGATCCAGGAGCTGACGCTCCCGCTGGCGCTGGCCGGCCACGACCTGATCGGCCAGGCCCGCACCGGCACCGGCAAGACCCTCGGCTTCGGCGTCCCGCTGCTGCAGCGGATCGTCCCGCCGGCCGAGGGCGGCGACGGCGTCCCGCAGGCGCTGGTCGTCGTCCCCACCCGTGAGCTGTGCGTCCAGGTCGCCCGCGACCTGGCCACCGCCGGCAGCAAGCGCGGCATCCGCGTGCAGGCCATCTACGGCGGCCGCGCCTACGAGCCGCAGGTCTCCGCGCTCAAGGGCGGCGTCGAGGTCGTCGTCGGCACCCCGGGCCGGCTGCTCGACCTGGCCGAGCAGGGCCACCTGATCCTCGGCAAGGTCCGCGCGCTGGTCCTCGACGAGGCCGACGAGATGCTCGACCTGGGCTTCCTGCCCGACATCGAGCGGATCCTCGGCATGGTCCCGACGCAGCGCCAGACCATGCTCTTCTCGGCCACCATGCCCGGCCCGATCGTGACCCTGTCCCGGTCGTTCATGACCCAGCCGACGCACATCCGCGCCCACGGCAACGACGAGGGCTCGACCGTGCCGCAGACGACGCAGTTCATCTACCGGGCGCACAACCTGGACAAGCCCGAGCTGCTCGCCCGTGTCCTGCAGTCCCGCGACCGCGGTCTGGTCATGGTCTTCTGCCGCACCAAGCGCACCGCGCAGAAGGTCGCCGACGACCTCGTCGAGCGCGGCTTCGCCGCGGCCGCCGTGCACGGCGACCTCGGCCAGGGCGCCCGCGAGCAGGCGCTGCGCGCGTTCCGCAGCGGCAAGGTCGACGTCCTGGTCGCCACCGACGTCGCCGCCCGCGGCATCGACGTCACCGGCGTCAGCCACGTCGTGAACTACCAGTGCCCCGAGGACGAGAAGACCTACGTGCACCGGATCGGCCGCACCGGGCGCGCCGGGCACACCGGCGTCGCGGTGACCCTGGTCGACTGGGACGACATCCCGCGCTGGCAGCTGATCAACAAGGCGCTCGAGCTGGACTTCGAGAACCCGCCGGAGACGTACTCCACCTCGCCGTGGGTGTACACCGACCTCGACGTCCCCGAGACGGCGACCGGTCGCCTGCCCCGCGCGCAGCGGACCCGCGAGGGCCTCGACGCCGAGGTGCTCGAGGACCTCGGCGAGACGGGCAAGAAGAACCGCGGCGGTCAGTCCGGCCAGCGAGGCCCGGCACGCGACGGCGACGAGCCGGAGCGCCCGCGCAAGAGCCGCCCGCGCCGGCGTACCCGGGGTGGCGGCGGTGCCGCTGCCTCCGGCGAGTCGGCCCCGGCCGAGGCGCCCGTGGCCGCCGCCGGTGAGGGCGGTGCCCCGGCCCGTCGCCGCCGGCGTCGGCGTGGCGGTGCCAACCGCGGCGGCGGCTCCGAGTCCGCCGCGTAA
- a CDS encoding alpha/beta fold hydrolase, giving the protein MVLPGGTSDAVPLSIAPNDLRQLADHDASHRTFDGGAGPLVALDTGPADGATVLLVAGYTGTKEDFAPLLRPLCSAGYRAVALDQRGQFESPGPDDPAAYTVAELAADLMAVGRVLRAETSGPLHLLGHSFGGLVGRAAVLAEPALFTSLTLLGSGPSKLVGPRAVLLEYMRPLLAEGGVPAVHEAMQQLAMTDPKAQAVPAPTRAFLTQRFLANSAAGLLGMADAMTTEPDRVAELAATGLPVLVAHGVADDAWTPEAQADMAQRLGARHEVIPGSIHSPAIENPARTLEVLLDFWGSVSAAGSSVAS; this is encoded by the coding sequence ATGGTCCTGCCCGGTGGCACCTCCGACGCCGTCCCGCTGTCCATCGCACCCAACGACCTGCGCCAGCTCGCCGACCACGACGCGAGCCACCGGACGTTCGACGGCGGTGCCGGGCCGCTGGTCGCGCTGGACACCGGGCCCGCCGACGGCGCGACGGTGCTGCTGGTCGCCGGCTACACCGGTACCAAGGAGGACTTCGCACCGCTGCTGCGCCCGCTCTGCAGCGCCGGCTACCGCGCGGTCGCCCTGGACCAGCGCGGTCAGTTCGAGTCGCCGGGTCCCGACGACCCGGCCGCCTACACCGTCGCCGAGCTGGCCGCCGACCTCATGGCCGTGGGCCGGGTGCTGCGCGCGGAGACGTCGGGGCCGCTGCACCTGCTCGGGCACAGCTTCGGCGGGCTGGTCGGCCGCGCCGCCGTCCTGGCCGAGCCGGCGCTGTTCACCTCGCTGACCCTGCTGGGGTCGGGGCCGTCGAAGCTGGTCGGCCCGCGTGCGGTGCTGCTGGAGTACATGCGCCCGCTGCTGGCCGAGGGCGGCGTGCCCGCGGTGCACGAGGCGATGCAGCAGCTGGCGATGACCGATCCCAAGGCCCAGGCCGTGCCGGCGCCGACGCGGGCGTTCCTCACCCAGCGGTTCCTCGCCAACAGCGCGGCCGGGCTGCTCGGCATGGCCGACGCGATGACCACCGAGCCCGACCGGGTGGCCGAGCTGGCCGCGACCGGCCTCCCGGTGCTGGTCGCGCACGGCGTGGCCGACGACGCGTGGACGCCGGAGGCGCAGGCCGACATGGCGCAGCGGCTGGGCGCCCGGCACGAGGTGATCCCGGGGTCGATCCACTCCCCCGCGATCGAGAACCCGGCGCGCACCCTCGAGGTGCTCCTGGACTTCTGGGGCAGCGTCTCGGCAGCGGGCTCCTCGGTCGCGTCATGA
- a CDS encoding DUF3107 domain-containing protein, with protein MEVKIGVQHSPRELIIESPKTPDEIEAEVSAAMSGSSKTGLLTLVDDRGRRVVVPVDRIAYVEIAQPDQRRVGFIAGA; from the coding sequence GTGGAAGTCAAGATCGGTGTTCAGCACTCTCCTCGTGAGCTGATCATCGAGAGCCCGAAGACCCCAGACGAGATCGAGGCCGAGGTGTCGGCCGCGATGTCCGGGTCGTCGAAGACCGGCCTGCTCACCCTCGTCGACGACCGGGGCCGCCGCGTCGTCGTCCCGGTCGACCGCATCGCCTACGTCGAGATCGCCCAGCCCGACCAGCGTCGCGTGGGCTTCATCGCCGGGGCCTGA